A genomic region of Pyrus communis chromosome 14, drPyrComm1.1, whole genome shotgun sequence contains the following coding sequences:
- the LOC137715239 gene encoding mitogen-activated protein kinase 19-like, translated as MMRPDHQNKELKEMDFFTEYGEANRYKILEVIGKGSYGVVCAAIDTHTGEKVAIKKIHDIFEHISDAFRILREVKLLRLLRHPDIVEIKRIMLPPSKKEFKDIYVVFELMESDLHQVIKANDDLTREHHQFFLYQMLRALKYMHTANVYHRDLKPKNILANANCKLKVCDFGLARVAFNDTPTTIFWTDYVATRWYRAPELCGSFLSKYTPAIDIWSIGCIFAEVLTGKPLFPGKSVIHQLDLITDLLGTPPLETISGVRNEKARKYLEMQRKPPVPFTQKFPKADPLALRLLQRLLAFDPKDRPTAEQALADPYFKGLAKVEREPSCQPISKMEFEFERRRVTKEDIRELIYREILEYHPQLLKDYMNGTEGTSFTYPSAIGQFRKQFAYLEENGGKSGPVIPPERKHVSLPRSTVHSSTVPPNAQSNLVSYENRQTEEASSSFRVTDTISGNAPKVSRPPPRVPTAKPGRVVGPILPYENGRNVKEMYDPRTLCRNAVPPQSVSPHCFFRIHTANQDKAGVEVQRYESHAKLQPQPEQCNLAAKPSPGMAIEVNTNPYYPPPAKVDQLSSIDSKLLHAQSQFGPVGAAAVAVAAHRNTGAVRYGLS; from the exons ATGATGCGTCCTGATCACCAAAATAAg gAGCTGAAAGAGATGGACTTTTTCACCGAATATGGTGAAGCTAATAGATATAAGATTCTCGAAGTCATAGGGAAGGGAAGTTATGGGGTTGTTTGTGCAGCTATTGACACACATACTGGGGAGAAAGTTGCAATAAAGAAAATACATGATATCTTTGAGCACATCTCTGATGCCTTTAGGATCTTGCGTGAAGTTAAGTTGCTTAGACTTTTAAGACATCCTGATATTGTCGAAATTAAGCGGATCATGTTGCCACCTTCAAAGAAAGAGTTCAAagatatttatgttgtttttgagCTCATGGAGTCAGATCTTCACCAAGTTATCAAGGCTAATGATGACTTGACCCGCGAACACCATCAATTCTTTCTTTACCAGATGTTACGTGCTTTGAAATATATGCATACAG CAAATGTGTATCATCGAGATCTTAAGCCAAAAAATATACTGGCAAATGCAAATTGCAAGCTCAAAGTTTGTGATTTTGGACTAGCAAGAGTTGCCTTTAATGATACTCCAACAACAATATTTTGGACA GACTATGTTGCTACAAGATGGTATAGAGCTCCAGAATTATGTGGGTCATTCCTTTCCAAG TACACACCTGCAATTGATATATGGAGTATTGGCTGCATCTTTGCCGAGGTATTGACAGGGAAGCCATTGTTTCCGGGTAAAAGCGTTATTCATCAATTAGATTTGATCACTGATCTCCTCGGAACACCTCCGCTCGAGACCATCTCTGGA GTTAGAAATGAGAAGGCAAGGAAATACTTGGAAATGCAGAGAAAACCTCCTGTGCCGTTTACACAAAAATTTCCTAAAGCAGATCCTCTAGCGCTGCGCCTATTACAAAGGCTATTGGCTTTTGACCCAAAGGATAGACCAACTGCTGAGCAG GCACTAGCTGATCCTTACTTCAAGGGTCTAGCCAAAGTTGAGAGAGAACCTTCTTGCCAGCCTATTTCGAAGatggaatttgaatttgaaaggcGAAGAGTCACAAAGGAGGACATCAGGGAACTAATTTACCGGGAAATACTAGAATACCATCCTCAGCTACTTAAGGACTACATGAATGGAACTGAAGGCACAAGTTTTACGTATCCGAG TGCAATAGGCCAATTCAGAAAGCAATTTGCTTATCTCGAGGAAAATGGTGGGAAAAGTGGACCGGTAATTCCTCCAGAGAGGAAGCATGTCTCCCTTCCACG ATCCACCGTTCACTCAAGTACAGTCCCCCCTAATGCACAGTCAAATTTGGTCTCGTATGAGAATCGACAGACAGAAGAGGCTTCTAGCAGTTTTAGAGTAACGGACACAATTTCTGGAAATGCACCAAAAGTTTCAAGGCCACCACCGAGGGTGCCAACAG CAAAACCTGGGCGAGTTGTTGGACCAATTCTTCCATACGAGAATGGCAGAAATGTGAAGGAAATGTATGATCCGAGGACGTTATGCAGAAACGCAGTTCCTCCTCAGTCTGTCTCTCCACACTGCTTCTTCAGAATTCATACTGCCAACCAAGACAAGGCCGGAGTGGAGGTGCAGAGGTATGAATCACATGCTAAACTGCAACCCCAACCCGAACAGTGCAACTTAGCAGCAAAGCCTTCTCCGGGCATGGCCATTGAAGTCAATACAAACCCGTACTACCCACCACCTGCCAAAGTAGATCAATTAAGCTCGATAGATTCAAAATTACTGCACGCGCAATCTCAGTTTGGTCCTGTAGGTGCCGCTGCTGTAGCTGTAGCTGCTCACCGGAACACTGGAGCTGTTCGGTATGGATTGTCTTGA